One Halobacterium sp. DL1 DNA window includes the following coding sequences:
- a CDS encoding biosynthetic carrier protein — MTTCTECGADVALHDDAETGEIVDCGTCGTELEVVDDDPLTLEKAPELAEDWGE; from the coding sequence ATGACTACCTGCACCGAGTGCGGGGCCGACGTGGCCCTCCACGACGACGCCGAGACCGGAGAGATCGTCGACTGTGGCACCTGCGGTACCGAACTGGAGGTCGTCGACGACGACCCCCTGACACTGGAGAAAGCGCCCGAGCTCGCCGAGGACTGGGGGGAGTGA
- a CDS encoding glutamate--argW ligase: protein MRFGLLYSRIRQDEKLLLTELRERGHDVEKVDVRKHGFALDGTDAPLADCDLVVDRCLATSRSTYLTEFCESYGVPVVNSAETAALCADKAKTSIALADAGIPTPDTTVAFTTDSALEAIESYGYPCVLKPVVGSWGRLMAKVESRSAAEAILEHKATLGHYEHSVFYVQEYVDKPGRDIRVVAVDGEPVAAMTRSGDHWLTNAAKGGEVNAFDVDDELAALVKDASDAVGGGLLGVDAMETADGYTVHEVNHTVEFKALNEATDVDVPAAVVDWLEAKAASQVEVTA, encoded by the coding sequence TTGCGCTTCGGTCTGCTGTACTCGCGCATCCGCCAGGACGAGAAGCTCCTGCTGACGGAGCTCCGCGAGCGCGGCCACGACGTCGAGAAGGTGGACGTGCGCAAGCACGGCTTCGCCCTCGACGGCACCGACGCGCCGCTCGCGGACTGCGACCTGGTGGTCGACCGCTGCCTCGCGACGAGCCGTTCGACGTACCTCACGGAGTTCTGCGAGTCGTACGGCGTCCCGGTCGTGAACAGCGCCGAGACGGCCGCGCTCTGCGCAGACAAGGCGAAGACGAGTATCGCACTCGCGGACGCCGGCATCCCGACGCCCGACACGACCGTCGCGTTCACCACCGACAGCGCGCTCGAGGCCATCGAGTCCTACGGCTACCCCTGCGTCCTGAAGCCCGTCGTGGGCTCGTGGGGGCGTCTCATGGCGAAGGTCGAGTCGCGGTCGGCAGCCGAGGCCATCCTCGAACACAAGGCGACGCTCGGCCACTACGAGCACAGCGTCTTCTACGTCCAGGAGTACGTCGACAAGCCGGGCCGCGACATCCGCGTGGTCGCCGTCGACGGCGAGCCAGTCGCGGCGATGACGCGCTCGGGCGACCACTGGCTGACGAACGCCGCGAAGGGCGGCGAGGTGAACGCCTTCGACGTCGACGACGAACTCGCTGCACTCGTGAAGGACGCGAGTGACGCCGTCGGCGGCGGTCTGCTCGGCGTGGATGCGATGGAGACGGCAGACGGCTACACAGTCCACGAGGTCAACCACACCGTCGAGTTCAAGGCGCTGAACGAGGCGACGGACGTCGACGTGCCCGCCGCGGTCGTCGACTGGCTGGAGGCGAAGGCCGCCTCCCAGGTGGAGGTGACCGCCTGA